From the genome of Methylocystis bryophila, one region includes:
- a CDS encoding PAS domain-containing sensor histidine kinase, which translates to MPLSGFEGMFTELIEAPEHARRLKMVLDCLPVGVLLAALPDGRIIFGNRMIETMLGHPVRYSKDAQAYGEWIAFHECGKQVEAHEYPLARVLQGEQNPTMECRYMRGDGSFIWIKINGGPLYDKEGKLSGAVVCITDIEGMKQAQARERLMHMELHHRMNNALTMIQSITNLSARFPSPEPDFREAFSGRVALLSRTQIMLSKNSWSAIPMDELVAAALPETLGHSQIETSGCELSLRSDVALALGLALHELKTNSRKFGALSQSRGHVGIQWRPLEGASDNQHVVEWTESGGPMTSPPKSCGLGLELLEKILPMQLGGPTKLEFEAGGLKASLVVRA; encoded by the coding sequence ATGCCGCTGTCGGGATTTGAGGGGATGTTCACGGAATTGATCGAAGCGCCGGAGCATGCGCGTCGATTGAAGATGGTTCTCGATTGCCTGCCGGTAGGAGTCTTGCTCGCTGCCCTTCCTGATGGGCGAATTATTTTTGGCAACCGTATGATCGAGACGATGCTTGGCCATCCGGTTCGCTACTCCAAGGACGCGCAAGCCTATGGGGAGTGGATTGCCTTCCACGAATGCGGGAAACAGGTTGAAGCCCATGAATATCCCTTGGCTCGAGTGCTGCAGGGCGAGCAGAATCCAACAATGGAGTGCCGCTATATGCGCGGCGACGGGTCCTTCATCTGGATCAAGATCAACGGCGGCCCCTTGTACGACAAGGAAGGTAAGCTTTCGGGCGCGGTAGTGTGCATCACGGATATCGAGGGGATGAAGCAGGCGCAGGCGCGGGAGCGTCTTATGCACATGGAATTGCATCACCGCATGAACAACGCCCTGACGATGATTCAATCGATCACCAATTTGAGCGCCCGATTTCCTTCCCCCGAACCGGATTTCCGCGAGGCTTTCTCAGGAAGAGTGGCGCTTCTCAGCCGCACGCAAATCATGTTGAGCAAGAATTCCTGGTCCGCCATTCCGATGGACGAGCTCGTGGCCGCAGCCTTGCCGGAAACGCTGGGCCACAGCCAGATCGAGACGTCGGGATGCGAGCTGTCCTTGCGCTCGGACGTGGCGTTGGCGCTGGGATTGGCGTTACATGAGCTCAAAACGAATTCGCGAAAGTTTGGCGCTTTGAGCCAAAGCCGAGGTCATGTCGGAATTCAGTGGCGGCCGTTGGAGGGCGCGAGCGACAACCAGCACGTCGTCGAATGGACGGAGAGCGGCGGTCCGATGACGTCGCCGCCAAAGTCCTGCGGCCTGGGATTGGAGCTCTTGGAAAAGATTTTGCCGATGCAGCTTGGCGGACCCACAAAGCTCGAGTTCGAGGCCGGAGGCCTCAAGGCGAGCCTTGTGGTCAGGGCATAG
- the amaB gene encoding L-piperidine-6-carboxylate dehydrogenase → MASSEAIGDVAREAGQWLQELGVEPSLFSVGELRAHSPITGEAIGRVKVSGVADVKAAIGAADDAFRSWRNVPAPRRGELVRLLGEELRAAKPHLARLVTLEAGKIASESLGEIQEMIDICDFAVGLSRQLHGLTIATERPGHRMMETWHPLGVVGVITSFNFPVAVWAWNAALALICGDAILWKPSEKTPLTALATHTLLMRACARFGEAPAGLASVLIGGRDVGAFLVEDERVKLVSATGSTAMGRAVAPRLAQRFARAILELGGNNAAIVCPSASLDLATRAIAFAAMGTAGQRCTSLRRLIVHEDIHAALLDRLRAAYASARVGDPRESQTLLGPLIDEAAYAAMRATLDEARTLGGAVTGGERVLAERFPNAYYVTPALVELAEQARVAQRETFAPILFVMKYRNLDEALDMHNSVAHGLASSIFTNELCEAEKFLSAEGSDCGIANVNIGPSGAEIGGAFGGEKDSGGGREAGSDAWKAYMRRATNTINYSKDLPLAQGVRFDL, encoded by the coding sequence ATGGCGAGCTCTGAGGCGATCGGCGACGTCGCGCGCGAAGCGGGACAATGGCTGCAGGAGCTGGGCGTCGAGCCCTCGCTGTTCTCGGTCGGAGAGTTGAGGGCGCATTCGCCCATCACGGGCGAGGCGATCGGGCGCGTGAAGGTGAGCGGCGTCGCCGACGTCAAGGCGGCGATCGGCGCGGCCGACGACGCGTTCCGCTCATGGCGCAACGTTCCCGCTCCGCGCCGCGGAGAGCTCGTGCGTCTCCTTGGCGAAGAGCTGCGCGCGGCGAAACCGCATCTCGCCCGACTGGTGACTCTTGAGGCCGGAAAGATCGCCTCCGAGAGTCTCGGCGAAATTCAGGAGATGATCGACATCTGTGATTTTGCGGTGGGCCTCTCCCGTCAGCTGCACGGTCTGACGATCGCGACGGAGCGTCCGGGGCATCGGATGATGGAGACCTGGCATCCGCTTGGCGTCGTCGGCGTCATCACGAGCTTCAACTTTCCCGTGGCGGTGTGGGCCTGGAATGCGGCGCTCGCGCTGATATGCGGCGACGCGATCTTGTGGAAGCCCTCGGAAAAAACGCCGCTCACGGCCCTCGCGACACATACGCTGCTCATGCGCGCCTGTGCGCGCTTTGGCGAAGCGCCCGCAGGACTCGCGAGCGTGTTGATCGGCGGGAGAGACGTCGGCGCGTTCCTTGTTGAAGACGAGCGGGTCAAACTCGTTTCCGCCACTGGCTCTACGGCGATGGGACGGGCCGTCGCGCCGCGCCTTGCGCAGAGATTCGCGCGAGCGATCCTGGAGCTCGGCGGCAATAACGCAGCGATTGTCTGTCCCTCCGCGTCCTTGGACTTGGCCACGCGCGCCATCGCCTTCGCCGCGATGGGAACCGCGGGGCAGCGTTGCACGTCGCTGCGGCGCCTGATTGTGCACGAGGATATCCATGCGGCGCTGCTCGATCGCTTGCGCGCTGCTTACGCCTCCGCTCGCGTCGGCGATCCGCGCGAGAGCCAAACGCTCCTCGGACCGCTGATCGATGAGGCCGCCTATGCAGCGATGCGGGCGACGCTTGACGAGGCCCGAACGCTCGGCGGCGCCGTTACAGGGGGCGAGCGAGTCCTGGCCGAGCGCTTTCCGAACGCCTATTACGTGACGCCGGCGCTCGTGGAGCTTGCCGAGCAGGCGCGCGTGGCGCAGCGGGAGACTTTCGCGCCCATTCTCTTCGTCATGAAATATCGGAATCTCGATGAGGCGCTCGACATGCACAACAGCGTGGCGCACGGACTGGCCTCTTCGATTTTCACAAACGAGCTCTGCGAGGCCGAAAAATTTCTCTCCGCGGAAGGCTCGGATTGCGGCATCGCCAATGTGAACATCGGGCCTTCCGGCGCAGAAATCGGCGGCGCGTTCGGTGGTGAAAAGGACAGCGGCGGCGGACGCGAGGCCGGCTCCGACGCTTGGAAGGCCTATATGCGGCGTGCGACCAACACCATCAACTACTCGAAAGATCTGCCCTTGGCGCAGGGGGTCAGATTCGATCTCTGA
- a CDS encoding aminotransferase class I/II-fold pyridoxal phosphate-dependent enzyme: MQNEKLGRALAARLDELAQSGRAKGKETVICGIAPARGGEGPRYLVEGGGDRLFLRMNANNYLGMASRAEVVAAEAAAAARFGVGPGAVRFIAGTWSPHVDLERRLAAFHARPAAMLFSSAYAAVLGTVAPLISDGAAVISDELNHNCIINAVALGRPAMKHVYKHLDLGELERALERAAAKHARAIVITDGVFSMRGDHAPLDRIVALTRKYDDAFSEGAIVVVDDSHGVGALGKSGRGVEEHVSSAPADLLIATLGKAFGVNGGYVVGGDTVIRYLRETSPLYVYSNPIAPGEAAAAHAAVEILDSPEGLALLEHLRAMTARFKAGLLKLGCETLPGEHPVAPLLTRDSQRTLALTAELRKGGVLATGLAYPVVPKGQEEIRFQISADHTQSDIDFALAALSAALSALEGGLSAAP, from the coding sequence ATGCAGAACGAAAAACTGGGTAGAGCGCTCGCGGCGCGGCTTGACGAGCTGGCCCAATCGGGCCGGGCGAAGGGCAAGGAAACCGTCATTTGCGGGATCGCGCCCGCGCGCGGGGGCGAGGGTCCGCGCTATCTCGTCGAAGGAGGGGGCGATCGGCTCTTTCTGAGAATGAACGCCAATAATTATCTCGGCATGGCGTCGCGCGCCGAGGTCGTCGCGGCCGAAGCCGCGGCCGCAGCCCGCTTCGGCGTCGGACCCGGCGCGGTGCGCTTCATCGCGGGGACATGGTCGCCGCATGTCGATCTCGAGCGGCGGCTGGCGGCCTTCCATGCCCGCCCTGCGGCCATGTTGTTCTCCTCCGCTTATGCGGCCGTATTGGGGACCGTGGCGCCGCTGATAAGCGATGGCGCCGCGGTGATCAGCGACGAGCTCAACCACAACTGCATCATCAACGCCGTCGCGCTCGGGCGACCCGCGATGAAGCATGTCTACAAGCATCTCGATCTCGGCGAGCTCGAGCGCGCGCTCGAGCGGGCGGCGGCCAAGCATGCGCGAGCGATCGTGATCACGGACGGCGTGTTCAGCATGCGCGGCGATCACGCCCCTCTCGATCGCATCGTCGCCCTGACCCGAAAATACGACGACGCCTTTTCGGAGGGCGCCATCGTCGTGGTCGACGATTCGCATGGCGTCGGCGCTTTGGGAAAGAGCGGTCGCGGCGTCGAGGAGCATGTGAGCTCCGCTCCAGCCGATCTGCTGATCGCGACGCTAGGCAAGGCTTTCGGCGTCAACGGCGGCTACGTCGTTGGAGGGGATACGGTCATCCGCTATTTGCGCGAGACCTCGCCTCTCTATGTCTATTCCAATCCGATCGCTCCCGGAGAGGCCGCCGCCGCTCACGCCGCGGTCGAGATTTTGGACAGTCCGGAAGGCCTGGCTCTGCTCGAGCATTTGCGCGCCATGACGGCCCGCTTCAAGGCGGGCCTGCTCAAGCTCGGATGCGAGACGCTGCCGGGCGAGCACCCCGTGGCGCCTCTGCTGACGCGCGACTCGCAGCGCACGCTGGCCTTGACGGCCGAGCTGCGGAAAGGCGGCGTTCTCGCCACGGGCCTCGCCTATCCTGTCGTGCCCAAGGGACAAGAAGAGATTCGTTTCCAGATCAGCGCCGACCACACGCAGTCAGACATCGACTTCGCGCTCGCGGCTCTTTCAGCCGCACTCTCGGCGCTTGAAGGGGGGCTCTCGGCCGCCCCTTGA
- the hglS gene encoding 2-oxoadipate dioxygenase/decarboxylase HglS: MGALISGDAIRAKFLARLSEMCKAEMPRYRAMAELVARVNEKALAAQPELAKQEAVREGAGLDVERHGAVRIGTASELVLLRRLFAVMGMAPVDYYDLSVAGLPVHSTAFRPLTQAALQRSPFRMFVSLLRLDLIPEPELRDAAAALLAQRRIVTQRGVELLDQFEKAGGFDEREAAEFVSEGIETFRWRPEATVSLDVYRKLHAAHPLLADIACFKGPHINHLAAPTLDIDAVQRALRTQAFDPKANIEGPPQRRCPILLRQTSFKALAEPVDFPASSGGCQAVHTARFGEVEQRGAALTNEGRALYDRLLAAARGIGSGDSMDNEPELDRQFAAFPDDYAALWAKGLALFRYRPTAEGLRRRGEFQTSASVEKLLAEGSLAIEPILYEDFLPVSAAGIFRSNLAERRETKSLGRASRQSFEEALGCAVIDPLSLYIEDEAHSLAASLKALGLPRALPRHIEPGGWRGEATP, translated from the coding sequence ATGGGCGCTCTCATTTCCGGCGATGCGATCCGGGCGAAATTTTTGGCGCGGCTGTCGGAGATGTGCAAAGCCGAAATGCCGCGTTATCGCGCCATGGCCGAGCTCGTCGCCCGCGTGAATGAAAAAGCTTTGGCCGCCCAGCCGGAGCTTGCAAAGCAGGAAGCGGTCCGCGAGGGCGCGGGCCTCGACGTCGAGCGCCACGGCGCCGTTCGAATCGGGACCGCGTCTGAGCTCGTCCTGCTTCGACGGCTCTTCGCCGTCATGGGCATGGCGCCCGTCGACTACTACGACTTGTCCGTCGCGGGCCTGCCCGTTCACTCGACCGCCTTTCGGCCTCTCACGCAAGCGGCTCTCCAACGCAGTCCTTTTCGCATGTTCGTTTCGCTTCTGCGCTTGGATTTGATTCCTGAACCCGAGCTGCGCGACGCGGCCGCGGCCCTTCTCGCGCAGCGACGCATCGTCACGCAGCGCGGCGTCGAGCTGCTCGATCAGTTCGAGAAAGCGGGCGGTTTCGACGAGCGAGAGGCGGCGGAATTCGTCAGCGAAGGGATCGAAACATTCCGCTGGCGGCCAGAGGCGACCGTCTCGCTCGACGTCTACCGCAAGCTGCATGCCGCGCATCCGCTCCTTGCCGACATCGCTTGTTTCAAGGGGCCGCACATTAATCACCTGGCCGCGCCGACACTCGACATAGACGCCGTCCAACGCGCCTTACGTACGCAAGCCTTCGATCCCAAGGCAAACATTGAGGGACCACCGCAGCGGCGCTGTCCGATATTGTTGCGCCAAACGAGCTTCAAAGCCCTGGCGGAGCCGGTCGACTTCCCGGCCTCGTCCGGCGGCTGCCAGGCGGTGCACACCGCGCGCTTTGGCGAGGTCGAGCAACGCGGAGCGGCGCTGACGAACGAGGGTCGAGCGCTTTACGATCGTCTCCTCGCCGCGGCCCGCGGGATCGGCTCTGGGGACTCAATGGACAATGAGCCAGAGCTCGATCGCCAATTCGCGGCCTTCCCGGACGATTACGCAGCGCTTTGGGCCAAAGGTCTGGCGCTTTTTCGATACCGGCCCACAGCCGAAGGCCTCCGTCGGCGCGGCGAGTTTCAGACGTCCGCCTCGGTCGAGAAGCTATTGGCCGAAGGAAGCCTCGCGATTGAGCCCATCCTTTACGAAGATTTTTTGCCGGTCAGCGCCGCGGGCATATTTCGCTCGAACCTCGCCGAGCGCCGGGAAACGAAATCTCTCGGCCGCGCCAGCCGTCAAAGCTTCGAAGAGGCTTTAGGCTGCGCCGTCATCGACCCGTTGTCGCTTTACATCGAAGACGAGGCCCATTCCCTAGCGGCGAGCCTGAAGGCGCTGGGCCTGCCTCGAGCTCTGCCGCGACACATCGAACCCGGGGGTTGGCGCGGGGAAGCGACGCCATAG
- a CDS encoding ferritin-like domain-containing protein — protein MGKKEASAHGDEKIIGLLNRIMESELAGVVRYTHYSLMVFGYNRLPIISWLRGQADESLAHAHDAGELITHLGGHPSLAIGPLLETHKHDIGDILRESLAHEGLALQLYKDLLKEVEGVSVMLEEYARKMVHLEEMHQGEVNKMLRKPGEVAVFSDR, from the coding sequence ATGGGCAAAAAAGAAGCCTCGGCGCATGGCGACGAGAAAATCATCGGCCTGCTCAACCGCATCATGGAGAGTGAATTGGCTGGCGTGGTGCGATACACGCATTATTCTCTGATGGTGTTTGGCTACAATCGCTTGCCGATCATTTCCTGGCTTCGCGGACAGGCCGACGAATCTCTCGCGCATGCGCATGACGCGGGCGAGCTCATCACGCATCTCGGCGGCCATCCCTCGCTCGCGATCGGTCCGCTGCTCGAGACGCACAAGCACGACATCGGCGACATCCTGCGTGAATCGCTGGCGCACGAAGGCTTGGCTCTGCAGCTTTACAAGGATCTTCTGAAGGAAGTGGAAGGCGTGTCGGTGATGCTGGAGGAATATGCGCGAAAGATGGTTCATCTCGAAGAGATGCACCAGGGCGAGGTCAACAAAATGCTGCGCAAGCCGGGCGAGGTCGCCGTGTTTTCCGATCGCTGA
- the rocD gene encoding ornithine--oxo-acid transaminase — protein MGFSGFDSPCCARNYDPLPVMLTRGSGAYLWDVAGRRYIDMMSAYSAVSLGHAHPRILAKLSEQAHRLAVPSRAYYNDRLGPFLEALCMLTGLDAALPMNSGAEAVETAIKAARRWGQRVKGVASPEIIVAEGNFHGRTTTVISFSSEQEYRDGFGPFTPGFRAVPFGDLEATRAAISERTVAVLVEPIQGEAGVIVPPRGWLAGLRRLCDEARILLLLDEIQSGLGRTGAWFAYQHENVLPDGVTLGKALGGGVLPVSAFVARREVMDVFTPGSHGSTFGGNALAAAVGLEALNVIREENLVERSRTLGAHLFDRLHAIKSPVLADVRGLGLWAGAEIQPRFSSARTFCERLLEKGVLSSATHHTVVRLAPPLVISKADLDWALDRFEEVLRELERAGAQPSVVADGVLVEP, from the coding sequence ATGGGTTTCTCAGGCTTTGACAGCCCGTGCTGCGCAAGGAACTACGACCCGCTGCCGGTCATGCTGACTCGGGGCTCGGGCGCGTATCTCTGGGATGTCGCAGGACGGCGTTACATCGACATGATGAGCGCTTATTCGGCCGTGAGCCTCGGTCATGCGCATCCGCGCATCCTTGCCAAGCTCTCGGAGCAAGCGCATCGGCTCGCTGTGCCGTCGCGCGCTTATTACAACGACCGGCTGGGGCCCTTCCTCGAAGCCTTGTGCATGCTGACCGGCCTGGACGCTGCGCTTCCGATGAACAGCGGCGCCGAAGCTGTGGAAACGGCGATCAAGGCGGCGCGCCGATGGGGCCAAAGGGTCAAGGGCGTCGCATCGCCCGAAATCATCGTTGCCGAGGGCAATTTTCACGGCCGCACCACGACGGTGATCAGCTTCTCCTCCGAGCAGGAATATCGCGATGGCTTCGGACCGTTCACGCCGGGCTTCCGCGCAGTTCCTTTCGGCGATCTCGAGGCGACGCGTGCGGCGATCTCCGAACGGACTGTCGCGGTTCTGGTCGAGCCGATCCAAGGCGAGGCCGGCGTCATCGTGCCGCCACGCGGTTGGCTCGCCGGCCTGCGGCGCCTTTGCGACGAGGCGCGCATCCTGCTCTTGCTCGACGAGATCCAGTCTGGCCTGGGTCGCACCGGCGCCTGGTTCGCCTACCAACATGAAAATGTGCTGCCCGATGGCGTGACGCTGGGCAAGGCGCTGGGCGGCGGGGTGTTGCCAGTCTCCGCCTTCGTCGCGCGGCGCGAGGTCATGGACGTGTTCACGCCGGGATCGCATGGCTCGACCTTCGGCGGCAACGCTCTGGCCGCAGCCGTGGGGCTCGAAGCGCTGAACGTCATTCGCGAGGAGAATCTCGTGGAGCGCAGCCGAACGCTGGGCGCTCACTTGTTCGACCGCTTGCACGCGATCAAAAGCCCTGTGCTTGCTGACGTGCGTGGATTGGGGCTGTGGGCGGGCGCGGAAATTCAGCCTCGCTTCTCGAGCGCACGCACCTTTTGCGAGCGTCTGCTGGAGAAGGGCGTGCTCTCGAGCGCAACGCATCACACCGTCGTCCGTTTGGCGCCGCCTCTCGTCATCTCGAAAGCGGATCTCGATTGGGCGTTGGACCGATTCGAGGAAGTGCTGAGAGAGCTGGAGCGGGCGGGAGCTCAACCGTCTGTCGTTGCGGACGGCGTGCTGGTCGAGCCTTGA
- a CDS encoding NAD-dependent epimerase/dehydratase family protein codes for MRRLLVTGARGQIGSELVPALRSRYGVERVIASDLGAAVSEGPWEHLDCTDLEALRSVMLRHEVGEIYHLAAVLSAVAESDPGKAWRLNMASLENVLTAARELASRVFFPSSIAVFGPSTPRINTPQLAIQRPVTIYGVTKVAGELLCDYYATRFGVDVRGLRLPGLISYVAPPGGGTTDYAVEMLRAAARGEGYSCFLAPETRLDMMYMPDAVAAIIQLMEASAARLKHRTAYNVAAMSVTPAELAAEIRERLPQFILDYCVDPLRQSIADSWPQSLDVSAARDDWGFAPRFGLSAMTQDMLCHLAAQAQSAKARPPGGTSDAERKTG; via the coding sequence ATGCGACGACTCTTGGTCACCGGCGCGCGGGGTCAGATCGGCTCGGAGCTCGTGCCTGCGTTACGTTCACGCTATGGCGTCGAGCGCGTCATCGCATCCGATCTCGGGGCTGCAGTGTCGGAGGGCCCGTGGGAGCACTTGGATTGCACGGATCTAGAAGCGCTCCGCTCCGTGATGCTGCGACATGAGGTTGGCGAGATTTATCATCTCGCCGCCGTGCTCTCGGCGGTCGCCGAATCCGATCCAGGCAAGGCCTGGCGCCTTAATATGGCGTCGCTTGAGAATGTGCTCACTGCGGCGCGTGAATTGGCAAGCCGCGTCTTTTTCCCAAGCTCTATAGCCGTATTCGGGCCGTCGACGCCGCGCATCAACACACCGCAACTCGCCATCCAGCGGCCCGTCACGATCTATGGCGTGACCAAGGTGGCCGGGGAGCTTCTGTGCGACTACTATGCGACGCGCTTTGGCGTCGACGTGCGCGGGTTGCGGCTCCCCGGCCTCATTTCTTACGTCGCGCCGCCAGGCGGCGGCACAACCGATTACGCGGTGGAGATGCTTCGGGCGGCCGCGCGAGGGGAAGGCTATTCCTGCTTCCTCGCGCCGGAAACGCGTCTCGACATGATGTATATGCCGGACGCAGTGGCGGCGATCATCCAGCTCATGGAAGCGAGCGCGGCGCGGCTCAAGCATCGCACCGCATACAACGTCGCCGCGATGAGCGTCACGCCGGCGGAGCTCGCCGCAGAAATTCGCGAACGCCTGCCGCAATTCATCCTGGATTACTGCGTCGATCCGCTACGCCAATCCATTGCCGATTCCTGGCCGCAATCGCTCGACGTCAGCGCTGCGCGCGACGACTGGGGCTTTGCGCCGCGCTTCGGGCTCAGCGCAATGACGCAGGACATGCTTTGCCATCTCGCCGCGCAGGCCCAATCGGCGAAGGCGCGCCCGCCAGGGGGAACGAGCGATGCAGAACGAAAAACTGGGTAG
- a CDS encoding response regulator has translation MTLSQQIAPYLPYLRRYARALAGSQNVGDAIVVQTLEAIIEEPASFPKQRGARAGLYRVFSTLWSTIAERSFPAEEDLENSGTTSSVMQNVARLTPRSRQAFLLNLVERFAPSDIAFILDVDIEAVSGFLSSAEKEIAECIATDVLIIEDEAVIAAELSMIVRELGHSIIGVARTQTEAQKLTRLRRPGLVLADIHLADGSSGIDAVNDILQQGATPIIFITAYPERLLTGQRPEPTFLISKPYDVEAVKATICQSLFFDQKASSHLAANS, from the coding sequence ATGACGCTGTCCCAACAGATTGCTCCGTATCTCCCCTATTTGCGCAGATACGCGCGCGCGCTTGCCGGCTCGCAAAACGTCGGGGACGCGATCGTCGTTCAAACGCTGGAAGCGATCATCGAGGAGCCCGCTTCCTTTCCCAAGCAGCGTGGAGCTCGCGCCGGCCTGTATCGCGTATTCTCGACCCTTTGGTCGACGATTGCTGAAAGGTCGTTTCCGGCAGAGGAGGATCTTGAGAATTCAGGGACGACTTCCTCGGTGATGCAAAATGTCGCTCGCCTCACGCCGCGATCCCGGCAGGCGTTTCTTCTGAACCTGGTCGAGCGTTTCGCGCCGTCGGACATCGCCTTCATTCTCGACGTCGACATCGAGGCCGTGTCCGGTTTTCTGTCCAGCGCGGAAAAGGAAATCGCAGAATGCATCGCGACCGACGTTCTCATCATCGAGGACGAGGCGGTGATCGCGGCGGAATTATCGATGATCGTGCGAGAACTCGGGCACTCGATAATCGGCGTCGCCAGGACTCAGACGGAGGCGCAGAAGCTGACACGCTTAAGGCGACCGGGGCTTGTTCTCGCCGACATCCATCTTGCGGACGGGAGCTCAGGCATCGACGCCGTGAATGATATTCTTCAGCAGGGCGCCACCCCCATCATCTTCATCACCGCCTATCCGGAAAGACTGTTGACCGGCCAGAGACCGGAGCCGACCTTCTTGATTAGCAAACCCTACGACGTCGAAGCGGTGAAGGCCACGATCTGCCAAAGCCTGTTCTTCGATCAGAAGGCCTCCTCGCATTTGGCGGCGAATTCATAG